The window GTGTCAATTCATATAGGATATTTAAAGGGATTTTTTTATGCACCGCATTGATTAGGGGTATAATTAATTGagatttcaaaagatttttaaagattttttttcatctaccacatttattaggggtatatttaattgagattttaaaagatatatttcATTCATTAAATTTGAGGGGATTCAAATTcggttttcaaaaattatcagAATCTTAGATATTcacttaggattttaaattatttacaaaatctggtggtattcaatcatgattttaaattatatttcaaatttcgatggtattcaattgagatttttttagatatattaaaatctgattgtaTTCAAATGGTGATGAAttttttggacttcataaaatgatggtttttgtgagattgtgtattgtattttaagatatttgatactactagaaaaagtagaaTAGACATCAGGTATAGACATCGGTCGACTTTGGCCATGATGTAAAAGCGTGTATTAACATCGGCTAAAAATTAACCGATATCTATTACATTTTTGACATTAGTTAATATAAGAACCGATGTCTATCTTCtttgaattaaaaacaaaaaccgCGCGACAACCCCTTTTTTGTCCCTCCCCAAATATTTCCCGTATGCTTTCCCCCTTAGTCAAATTTTCATTCCCCCAAATTCTTTTAACCCCAAAATTAGGCCAAATAAACACCAAAATATTCCCCCCTTTCAGATTTTCATTCTCAAAATTTCTTTTAACCCTAAAAATGAGAAACACAtacttctctctccctcaatcTCTCTGGCAATAACTCACGAGACTAATCACAAATCTCAAACCCTACAATCGGCCCCCAGACAACAACACTTACCATCTCATCTCTATAATTCCACCTCCATTACTCAACCACTCACTCTCGCACTCTCCGAACCCTAACTGCGATTGTTGCAGATGCCGCTCATTCTTGGCGGTGAATCATTTTTTTGGGTAGATTTGGGGCGGAAGAGAAATGGGTTTGGGGGATGAGGAGAATGGAAATGGGTTTGTTTCTGTTAAGGGGTTTTCGGATGATGATTCGGCTATTCGTGAGGCCAAGTCTTTTAATGCTATTCGAACTGCTTTCGAAAACCTCGAAGACAAGCTGGAGTTTCTCCAAGTGAGTTTTCTATTTTTTAGTTagggttttgtttgattttgtataattttttatgtgtatatTGTTTCCGGCTCATTTTGTGTGGAGTACTGCAGTGATTTAGTTGTATATTGATGAATTTTTAGTACGCGG of the Daucus carota subsp. sativus chromosome 4, DH1 v3.0, whole genome shotgun sequence genome contains:
- the LOC135152021 gene encoding plastid division protein PDV1-like, which codes for MGLGDEENGNGFVSVKGFSDDDSAIREAKSFNAIRTAFENLEDKLEFLQAEGMAHTFKQRIAQAEAMARADMLRF